AGCATTTTCTGGGTTACAGCAACCTTCACATTCCGGTCTTTCAGTTTCTGGGTATCGCGCTCCAGATCGCCCGAAAGCCGTTTTACAATCACTTCATTCAGCTGGTTAACTTCCACCTGTAGTTTCAGTTTCAGTTCTTCCAGATCGAAATCCCGCTTTTCCAGTACTATGAGCAGCGGACTAAACGACAGACTGGTAAAAACCAGTGTGTCTTTTGCCCTGGCATAAATTTGAAAGGCACCGGCTTTGTCGGTCACTGCCTTGTTTTTCGTTGCTGTATTTAAGACCGTGATGTTATCCACATCCAGGCTGTCAATAAAAATTTTCCCTCTTAGCAATTCTCTGTCGGTATTCTGGGAGAATCCTAAAAAGGAGCAGAACAATAAAATCAGAAGCAGCTTATTTTTCATCGGTGATTATTTTTTTGTATTGCACAGCTAACTCGTTTAATAAAAAGGTGGCCAATGTTTTATTCTTTGCTTTTATGGCCGCTGTAAATCGTTCGTTTTCTACGGCATAAAAAATAAATCCCTGTACATATTCTTCCGGAATTTTCAAGGTATTCACAAAATAATCTTCTTCATACATGCCTTCCAGCCTGCTCCGGAATACTTCTTTTTTCTCTACTTCCAGTTCTTTCTTCAGCATTGATGTTCTGCCGGAAAACCAGTTAAGCAGCGGATCCAGGGAAGCCGAACTGCTTAACCCCAGCTGGGCATCCACACCGGAAGCGGTTTTTAGCTTTCTTTCTGCCGGAGTATATTTTTTTTGTCCTCTGGGAACCAGTCCCAGACTTTCGGAAGTAATTTTTCCATAAGGATTAATTACCACTTCACTCAGCTGCCGCACCATTACTTCCAGTTTGATATAAAAAACGGTTTCCTTAAAATCTTTTTCTTCCAGTTTAATCTTTTTCCCTTTAAACTGAACGGCAGAAATTATCAGGGTATCGTTAGGCTGGGCATGAATGGCAAAATATCCTCCATTCTCTGTTACTACTGCCTTTTCCGTATTTTTATTAATCACATGCACCCCATCGAGATCGGTATAATTCGCCATGATCTTACCTTTCAGAACGGTTTGGCTCTGCGACCATGAAGTTACAGAAAATAGCAACAAAAACAAAGGAAATATTCTTTTCATATTGAGTATCAGGAAAAAAAATCCGGCGGGCAACAACTTATTCAGCGATTATTTTCAGGTATTTTACAGCCAGTTCTGTAACCAAAAACGTTGCCAGGGTTTTGTTCTGGCTTTTCACGGCATTTTTAAACGGCAAATCATCCAGGGTATATATCCAGAAACCGTCGATATTTTCTTTTGGAATTTTCAGTTCTTCAACCAGATAATCTTCTTTAAACCAATACTGCAGTTTTAAGGTCAGGAGTTCCCGCCTTTCCACTTCCAACTCTTTTTTAAGCCTTGTTGTTTTACCCGATATAGCATTCAAAATAGGATCAAAAGGCAGCTGTCCGCCCAAAAGCCCCAACAGCTGTATTGGTTTAAAATCGCCGGCCGTTTTCAGCCTTCTTTCCGCCGTAGTATATTTTTTTTGCCCCGGCGAAACCAGTCCCAGGCTTTCCGAGGTAATGGTCTGTTTTGCTACCACTACCTCATCGAGCGCTCTGACTTTCACAGTCAAGGGCACTATAAAGGGTATTGTTTCAAAGTC
This region of Flavobacterium inviolabile genomic DNA includes:
- a CDS encoding carboxypeptidase-like regulatory domain-containing protein, with product MKQPLLLFLLSCSSLVFSQNEKALKGKLTAGKAGELEGITIANKQTKKTVMSDKNGSFTIRGNVGDTLYISAVQYQDQRLVLQAIDFETIPFIVPLTVKVRALDEVVVAKQTITSESLGLVSPGQKKYTTAERRLKTAGDFKPIQLLGLLGGQLPFDPILNAISGKTTRLKKELEVERRELLTLKLQYWFKEDYLVEELKIPKENIDGFWIYTLDDLPFKNAVKSQNKTLATFLVTELAVKYLKIIAE
- a CDS encoding peptidase associated/transthyretin-like domain-containing protein — protein: MKNKLLLILLFCSFLGFSQNTDRELLRGKIFIDSLDVDNITVLNTATKNKAVTDKAGAFQIYARAKDTLVFTSLSFSPLLIVLEKRDFDLEELKLKLQVEVNQLNEVIVKRLSGDLERDTQKLKDRNVKVAVTQKMLFDTDFKPDYLSKPAEAPLITHLSPLTGVDFIKVGALIGKLFKSTRKEGKKETQFITDKIFADAVREKLSDSFFTNVLKLKKEQIGPFLTYCDAGDANRALLAPQKEFELIDFLISKSNEYRLLQKKN
- a CDS encoding carboxypeptidase-like regulatory domain-containing protein, producing the protein MKRIFPLFLLLFSVTSWSQSQTVLKGKIMANYTDLDGVHVINKNTEKAVVTENGGYFAIHAQPNDTLIISAVQFKGKKIKLEEKDFKETVFYIKLEVMVRQLSEVVINPYGKITSESLGLVPRGQKKYTPAERKLKTASGVDAQLGLSSSASLDPLLNWFSGRTSMLKKELEVEKKEVFRSRLEGMYEEDYFVNTLKIPEEYVQGFIFYAVENERFTAAIKAKNKTLATFLLNELAVQYKKIITDEK